A part of Larkinella insperata genomic DNA contains:
- the zwf gene encoding glucose-6-phosphate dehydrogenase, with protein MKSTLTPQPTVFIIFGGTGDLAWRKLAPALYNLYLDGWMPDHFSIIGTGRTQLSDEQFREKLLEGIDKFSRSGKAKPEQWETFSKNIYYQVSDLKDEKTYQELGSRIESYEAEWNQKADLIYYLAVAPNFFPIIAENIAKKCPSEGLDRTRIVIEKPFGHDLESAKALNAQLQNIFDEKQIYRIDHYLGKETVQNIMAFRFANSLLEPIWNRNYIDHVQISVTEQLGVEDRGGYYDGAGAMRDMIQNHILQLLCLIAMEPPINLDADEIRNRRVDVLRSMRRFDADAIRFGAVRGQYGHGWIEGKEVPGYRQEPEVNPESNTETFAAVKFFVDNWRWQGVPFYVRTGKHLSQSASVISIQFKNVPHSIFPAESAENWQQNRLIFSIQPEMSIRLQMQAKRPGLEMTLNPVDLVFDYSGTYAGKPPEAYETLLLDTMLGDQTLFMRSDQVEAAWELIMPILHAWGNKKSLSFPNYSAGSWGPENAEALIAQDGFHWFTLPMNGKHG; from the coding sequence ATGAAATCAACCCTCACACCGCAGCCAACCGTATTTATCATTTTTGGCGGCACCGGCGACTTGGCCTGGCGCAAGCTGGCCCCGGCCTTGTACAACCTCTACCTGGACGGTTGGATGCCCGATCATTTTTCGATCATTGGCACCGGCCGTACGCAGCTTAGCGATGAACAGTTTCGCGAAAAACTGCTGGAAGGAATCGACAAGTTTTCGCGCAGCGGCAAAGCGAAACCTGAGCAGTGGGAAACCTTCAGCAAGAATATCTACTATCAGGTTTCGGACCTGAAAGACGAAAAAACCTATCAGGAACTGGGTTCGCGCATCGAATCGTACGAAGCCGAATGGAATCAGAAAGCTGACCTGATTTATTACCTGGCGGTGGCTCCCAACTTCTTCCCGATTATTGCCGAGAACATCGCCAAAAAATGCCCGTCGGAAGGCCTGGACCGCACCCGCATCGTCATTGAAAAGCCGTTTGGTCACGACCTGGAGTCGGCCAAGGCCCTGAATGCGCAATTGCAGAACATCTTCGACGAGAAGCAGATTTACCGCATCGACCACTACCTGGGCAAAGAAACGGTCCAGAACATCATGGCGTTCCGGTTTGCCAACTCGCTGCTCGAACCGATCTGGAATCGCAATTACATCGACCACGTCCAGATCTCGGTCACCGAGCAACTGGGCGTTGAAGACCGGGGCGGGTATTACGACGGTGCCGGAGCCATGCGCGACATGATTCAGAACCACATCCTGCAACTCCTGTGCCTGATTGCGATGGAACCGCCGATCAACCTCGACGCCGATGAAATCCGCAACCGCCGGGTAGACGTGCTGCGGTCGATGCGCCGGTTCGATGCCGACGCCATTCGATTTGGGGCGGTTCGCGGGCAATACGGCCACGGCTGGATTGAAGGCAAGGAAGTACCCGGTTACCGGCAGGAGCCCGAGGTCAATCCCGAATCCAATACCGAGACGTTTGCGGCTGTCAAGTTTTTCGTAGACAACTGGCGCTGGCAGGGCGTGCCGTTCTACGTTCGCACCGGCAAGCATTTGAGCCAGTCGGCGTCCGTGATTTCGATCCAGTTCAAGAATGTACCGCATTCGATCTTCCCGGCCGAGTCGGCCGAAAACTGGCAGCAAAACCGCCTGATTTTCAGCATCCAGCCCGAAATGAGCATTCGGTTGCAGATGCAGGCCAAACGGCCCGGTCTGGAGATGACGCTCAACCCCGTAGACCTGGTGTTCGACTACAGCGGTACCTACGCCGGGAAACCACCGGAAGCCTACGAAACGCTGCTGCTCGACACGATGCTGGGCGACCAGACGCTGTTTATGCGCAGCGATCAGGTGGAAGCCGCCTGGGAACTGATCATGCCGATTCTGCACGCCTGGGGCAACAAGAAAAGCCTGAGCTTCCCGAATTACTCGGCGGGTTCGTGGGGACCAGAAAACGCCGAGGCCCTCATTGCGCAGGACGGTTTTCACTGGTTTACACTTCCCATGAACGGCAAACACGGATGA
- the gndA gene encoding NADP-dependent phosphogluconate dehydrogenase: protein MAETKYNFGMIGLGTMGRNLLLNMADHGVPVAGYDINPDQVAGFEKEGEGKPVKGFTDLAAMTQSLSTPRAIMMLVPAGKPVDNVIEKLLPLLEPGDIIIDGGNSHFTDTVIRDKYLDEKGLHFFGMGISGGEEGARKGPSMMPGGDKQAYLTLKPIFDAIAAKVNGEPCVTYIGPGASGHFVKMVHNGIEYGLMQLIAETYEMLRKGLQLDNQELHQLFKGWNEGRLQSFLIEVTRDIFNFKEDGADQYLLDLIKDQAKSKGTGKWTSQVAMDLEVPIPTIDMAVAMRDLSKYKVLRVKAAGVYGGEPAALNVDKEEFLKSVEEALYFSTVMTYAQGLDLLYRSSIAYGYNLNLAEIAKIWRGGCIIRAELLNDIFDAYTKAPSLEHLLLDDSIREQVARSLGSMRAVVTSAITAGLAIPAYAASLTFFDAFRSENMPSNLIQAQRDYFGAHTYELIGKEGVFHTHWMPLPSKP from the coding sequence ATGGCAGAAACGAAGTATAATTTTGGAATGATCGGCCTGGGAACGATGGGCCGCAATTTGCTGCTTAACATGGCGGACCACGGTGTTCCGGTGGCCGGTTACGACATCAATCCTGATCAGGTCGCCGGTTTTGAAAAGGAAGGTGAAGGAAAACCCGTGAAGGGTTTCACCGATCTGGCGGCCATGACGCAGAGCCTGAGCACCCCACGGGCCATCATGATGCTGGTACCCGCCGGTAAGCCGGTTGATAACGTCATCGAAAAGCTGTTGCCGCTGCTCGAGCCCGGCGACATAATCATTGACGGAGGAAACTCTCATTTTACGGATACCGTCATTCGGGACAAGTACCTGGACGAGAAAGGACTCCACTTCTTCGGGATGGGCATCTCGGGTGGCGAAGAAGGTGCCCGCAAAGGGCCGAGCATGATGCCGGGCGGGGACAAGCAGGCGTACCTGACGCTGAAACCCATCTTCGATGCCATTGCCGCCAAGGTAAATGGTGAACCCTGCGTGACCTACATTGGACCGGGTGCTTCGGGCCACTTTGTCAAGATGGTCCACAACGGTATTGAGTACGGTCTGATGCAGCTCATCGCGGAGACTTACGAAATGCTGCGCAAAGGACTCCAGCTTGATAATCAGGAGCTTCATCAGCTCTTCAAAGGCTGGAACGAAGGCCGGTTGCAGTCGTTCCTGATTGAAGTTACGCGCGATATTTTCAATTTCAAGGAAGACGGCGCGGATCAGTATCTGCTCGATCTGATTAAGGATCAGGCCAAATCGAAAGGAACCGGCAAGTGGACCTCGCAGGTGGCGATGGATCTGGAAGTGCCCATTCCGACCATCGATATGGCGGTGGCCATGCGCGACCTATCCAAATACAAAGTTCTGCGCGTGAAAGCCGCGGGCGTGTACGGTGGCGAACCGGCCGCCCTGAACGTGGACAAGGAAGAATTTTTGAAGTCGGTGGAAGAAGCGCTGTATTTCAGCACCGTCATGACCTACGCCCAGGGCCTTGATTTACTCTACCGCTCGTCCATCGCCTACGGGTACAACCTCAATCTGGCCGAAATTGCCAAAATCTGGCGGGGTGGTTGCATCATCCGGGCGGAGCTGCTCAACGATATTTTCGACGCCTACACCAAAGCCCCCAGCCTGGAACACCTGCTGCTCGATGACTCTATTCGCGAACAGGTGGCGCGGAGTCTGGGCAGTATGCGGGCGGTGGTCACCTCGGCCATCACGGCGGGACTGGCCATTCCGGCTTACGCGGCTTCCCTGACCTTCTTCGATGCGTTCCGCAGCGAGAACATGCCGTCGAACCTGATTCAGGCCCAACGCGATTATTTCGGTGCTCACACCTACGAACTCATTGGTAAAGAAGGCGTTTTCCACACCCACTGGATGCCATTACCCAGTAAACCATGA
- a CDS encoding HAD family hydrolase, whose amino-acid sequence MELAPIKFLFLDVGGVLLTNGWGHESRQRAAQTFGFDYSEMDVLHDFIFNTYEMGRITLDEYLDTVVFHKPRDFTREDFKSFLFAQSVELPNMLEWLIEWKKANPQIRILSINNEGRELNDYRIKKFKLHRCFDAFISSCEVGMRKPDPGIFRLAMGVAQASPEQCLYFDDRLMLVEAARRLGIQAQHHQTFEATKAILEKLNQEPINLQEFNGRNEV is encoded by the coding sequence ATGGAGTTAGCTCCGATCAAATTTCTCTTTCTGGATGTTGGGGGCGTGCTTCTCACCAACGGGTGGGGGCACGAATCCCGGCAGCGGGCGGCCCAGACGTTCGGGTTCGACTATTCGGAAATGGACGTGCTGCACGACTTTATCTTCAACACCTACGAGATGGGTCGCATCACGCTCGACGAGTATCTGGACACGGTCGTTTTCCACAAGCCGCGCGATTTTACCCGGGAGGATTTCAAATCGTTTCTGTTTGCGCAGTCGGTTGAATTGCCGAACATGCTCGAATGGCTGATTGAGTGGAAAAAAGCCAATCCGCAAATTCGCATTCTGTCGATCAACAACGAAGGGCGCGAACTGAACGATTACCGCATCAAAAAATTCAAGCTGCACCGCTGTTTCGATGCCTTCATTTCGTCGTGCGAAGTGGGCATGCGCAAACCGGACCCCGGTATTTTCCGGCTGGCAATGGGCGTGGCGCAGGCGAGTCCGGAGCAGTGTCTGTACTTCGATGACCGCCTGATGCTGGTGGAGGCTGCCCGCCGACTGGGCATTCAGGCCCAGCACCATCAAACGTTTGAAGCGACCAAAGCCATCCTGGAGAAGCTGAATCAAGAACCGATAAACTTGCAAGAGTTCAATGGCAGAAACGAAGTATAA
- the tal gene encoding transaldolase, protein MATNRVKQIHEFGQSIWLDFIDRKIMDTGELQKLIDEDGVRGITSNPAIFEKAISSSSDYDEDIKKLAKEDKSNEDIFYGLAVSDIQRAADLFKPVYEEEDVRGADGYVSLEVSPHLALDTEGTISQARQLWKAVDRENVMIKIPGTAPGLPAIQTAISDGINVNVTLLFGLDRYEAVTDAYISGLEARVEAGQPIAHIASVASFFLSRIDVMVDPILDEKGLGELKGQVAIASARKAYEIYKRVFNSERFAKLKEKGAKPQRLLWASTSSKNPDIPDTKYVEELIGPDTVDTVPMETLEAFRDHGVAENRLENDLDKSTEILEKLKTAGIQIDEITQKLEDEGIEKFNKPYDKLLAAIDTQKKALEHA, encoded by the coding sequence ATGGCAACCAATCGAGTAAAACAGATTCACGAGTTTGGTCAGAGCATCTGGCTGGATTTCATCGACCGGAAAATCATGGATACCGGCGAACTGCAGAAACTGATCGACGAAGACGGCGTTCGCGGCATTACGTCGAACCCGGCCATTTTCGAGAAGGCCATCAGCAGCAGTTCCGACTACGATGAGGACATCAAAAAACTGGCGAAAGAAGACAAAAGCAACGAAGATATATTTTACGGTCTGGCCGTCAGCGATATTCAGCGGGCGGCTGATTTGTTTAAACCCGTTTACGAAGAAGAAGACGTTCGGGGCGCCGATGGCTACGTGAGTCTGGAGGTTTCTCCGCACCTGGCGCTGGATACCGAAGGCACCATCAGCCAGGCCCGCCAGCTCTGGAAAGCCGTGGACCGCGAGAATGTGATGATCAAAATCCCCGGAACTGCGCCCGGCCTGCCCGCCATTCAGACCGCCATCAGCGACGGCATCAACGTGAATGTAACGCTGCTGTTCGGACTGGATCGCTACGAAGCCGTAACGGATGCTTACATTTCGGGCCTGGAAGCGCGCGTGGAGGCTGGCCAGCCCATTGCTCACATTGCTTCGGTGGCCAGTTTCTTCCTGAGCCGGATTGATGTGATGGTGGACCCGATCCTGGATGAAAAAGGACTCGGTGAACTGAAAGGTCAGGTAGCCATTGCGTCGGCCCGCAAAGCCTACGAAATCTACAAACGGGTGTTCAACAGCGAACGGTTTGCCAAACTGAAGGAAAAAGGCGCTAAACCGCAGCGGTTGCTGTGGGCCAGCACGAGCAGTAAGAACCCGGACATTCCGGATACCAAGTACGTGGAAGAACTGATCGGACCCGATACCGTGGATACCGTTCCGATGGAAACGCTGGAAGCTTTCCGGGATCACGGCGTGGCCGAAAACCGTCTGGAAAACGATCTGGACAAATCGACCGAAATTCTCGAAAAACTGAAAACGGCGGGTATCCAAATCGATGAGATCACCCAGAAGCTGGAAGACGAAGGCATCGAGAAATTCAACAAACCGTACGACAAGCTGCTGGCGGCCATCGATACGCAGAAAAAAGCACTCGAACACGCCTGA
- a CDS encoding RpiB/LacA/LacB family sugar-phosphate isomerase — protein MKVGIAADHGGFELKETLRDFLANLGHEVVDFGAHAYESTDDYPDKIIPLAQAVSKKEIERGVAVCGSGVGAAIVANKIPGVRAALINDHFSAHQGVEDDDMNLICLGGRITGNRVAEEFVQTFLDAKFSGAERHLRRLNKVIELEK, from the coding sequence ATGAAAGTAGGTATTGCCGCCGATCATGGCGGGTTCGAACTGAAAGAAACCCTGCGCGATTTTCTGGCCAATCTGGGTCACGAAGTGGTCGATTTTGGTGCTCATGCGTACGAAAGTACCGACGACTATCCCGACAAGATCATTCCGCTGGCGCAGGCGGTTTCCAAAAAAGAGATTGAGCGGGGGGTGGCCGTTTGCGGCAGTGGCGTCGGGGCGGCTATCGTTGCCAACAAGATCCCCGGCGTGCGGGCTGCTCTGATCAACGATCATTTTTCGGCCCATCAGGGTGTAGAAGACGATGATATGAACTTAATTTGCCTCGGCGGACGTATTACAGGCAACCGGGTGGCCGAAGAGTTCGTTCAAACGTTTCTCGACGCCAAGTTCAGCGGTGCCGAACGGCATTTGCGCCGGTTAAACAAAGTAATCGAACTGGAAAAGTGA
- the tkt gene encoding transketolase, translated as MKTTTQSIEQLSINTVRVLAADAVQKANSGHPGLPMGAAPIGHILWTEAMNYNPQNPDWPNRDRFILSAGHGCMLQYCFLHLTGYDLSMEDLKQFRQLDSQTPGHPEYGLSKGIEITTGPLGQGFANGVGFAVGQCHLAARYNKPDFKLFDYKIYALCSDGDMMEGITSEAASLAAHLKLGNLIYFYDDNHISIEGSTDLTFTEDVAQRFQAYGWHVQVVPDGNDLEALYQAVKAAQDETTRPSLIKVRTHIGYGSPNKADTADAHGSPLGEDELRLVKENFGFDPDQSFVVPEDVLHYYREIGKERAKKEEQWNDLYKAYKAKYPELAEEFEWVTNGKLPQGWEEKIPVFPAGEEKVATRKASGKVLNAIADSLPHLIGGSADLSPSTDTDLKDYKSFTADNREGRIFHFGIREHAMGAILNGLAVTKGIIPYGATFLVFSDYLRPTIRLAGIMKIRPIFIFTHDSIGLGEDGTTHQPIEHLMALRAIPNLVVIRPADANETAQAWRIAIGHPGGPVALILTRQGLPVIDQEKYTKATELEKGAYILSDSEKEPDVILLGTGSEVSLLLQAQEELKKDSIAARVVSMPSWELFDRQDDSYKEKVLPKAVKKRLAVEAGAVLGWYKYVTDEGDIIGMTSFGESAPAADLFKKFGFTVENIVKRAKALVGQQ; from the coding sequence ATGAAAACCACAACCCAATCTATTGAGCAGTTAAGCATCAATACCGTTCGGGTATTGGCGGCCGACGCCGTGCAGAAAGCCAACTCCGGTCACCCCGGCTTACCCATGGGGGCGGCTCCGATCGGCCACATTCTCTGGACGGAAGCCATGAATTACAACCCACAAAACCCCGATTGGCCCAACCGCGACCGGTTTATTCTGTCGGCGGGGCACGGGTGTATGTTGCAGTATTGTTTCCTGCACCTGACGGGTTACGACCTGAGCATGGAGGACCTCAAGCAGTTTCGGCAACTCGACAGCCAGACGCCCGGCCACCCGGAGTACGGTTTATCGAAGGGCATTGAGATCACCACGGGACCGCTGGGACAGGGGTTTGCCAACGGAGTCGGGTTTGCTGTTGGACAGTGTCACCTGGCGGCCCGCTACAACAAGCCGGATTTTAAACTTTTTGACTATAAAATTTACGCCCTCTGCAGCGACGGCGACATGATGGAGGGCATCACCTCCGAAGCGGCTTCGCTGGCGGCTCACCTGAAGCTGGGCAACCTGATTTATTTCTACGACGACAACCACATTTCCATCGAAGGCAGCACCGATCTGACTTTTACGGAAGATGTGGCCCAGCGGTTTCAGGCCTACGGCTGGCACGTGCAGGTTGTTCCCGATGGCAACGATCTGGAAGCCTTGTATCAGGCCGTTAAAGCCGCGCAGGACGAAACCACCCGCCCTTCGCTGATCAAAGTTCGCACGCATATTGGTTACGGAAGTCCCAACAAAGCCGATACCGCCGACGCCCACGGTTCGCCGTTGGGAGAAGATGAACTCCGGCTCGTGAAAGAAAACTTCGGTTTTGACCCCGATCAGTCCTTTGTGGTGCCCGAAGATGTGCTGCATTATTACCGCGAAATTGGCAAGGAGCGGGCCAAGAAAGAAGAACAGTGGAACGATCTGTATAAGGCCTACAAGGCGAAATACCCCGAACTGGCTGAGGAGTTTGAGTGGGTGACCAACGGAAAATTACCGCAGGGCTGGGAGGAAAAGATTCCGGTTTTTCCGGCGGGCGAAGAAAAAGTGGCCACCCGGAAAGCTTCGGGTAAAGTCCTGAACGCCATTGCCGATTCGTTGCCGCACCTCATCGGCGGTTCGGCCGACCTGTCGCCCTCGACGGATACGGATCTGAAAGACTACAAGTCATTTACGGCCGACAACCGCGAAGGCCGCATCTTTCATTTCGGAATCCGGGAGCACGCGATGGGGGCCATTCTGAACGGGTTGGCGGTCACCAAAGGCATTATTCCGTACGGTGCTACGTTTCTGGTCTTTTCTGATTACCTGCGGCCCACGATTCGGCTGGCGGGAATTATGAAAATCCGGCCAATTTTTATCTTTACGCACGACAGCATCGGTTTGGGGGAAGACGGCACCACGCACCAGCCCATCGAACACCTGATGGCGTTGCGGGCCATTCCCAATCTGGTGGTCATTCGCCCGGCGGACGCCAACGAAACGGCCCAGGCCTGGCGCATAGCCATCGGGCATCCGGGCGGACCCGTTGCCCTCATCCTGACGCGGCAGGGATTACCGGTGATCGACCAGGAGAAATACACGAAAGCAACGGAGCTCGAAAAAGGCGCTTACATCCTGTCCGATTCGGAAAAAGAACCGGATGTGATTCTGCTGGGCACGGGTTCGGAAGTTTCGTTGTTGTTGCAGGCGCAGGAGGAACTGAAGAAAGATTCGATTGCCGCCCGGGTGGTGAGTATGCCGTCGTGGGAACTGTTCGATCGGCAGGATGATTCTTACAAGGAAAAAGTCCTCCCGAAAGCCGTAAAAAAACGGTTGGCGGTTGAAGCGGGGGCCGTGCTGGGCTGGTACAAATACGTCACCGACGAAGGCGATATCATTGGCATGACTTCGTTTGGCGAATCCGCCCCGGCGGCCGATCTGTTCAAGAAATTTGGCTTCACGGTGGAAAATATCGTGAAACGGGCCAAGGCGCTGGTTGGCCAACAGTAA
- a CDS encoding S9 family peptidase, with translation MKRLILFCLLLIPYAVTSAQSFTLESVRSYPFPSDLTASAQGSRLAWVFNEQGKRNVYVAEGPDFVPRKLTNYTEDDGQEITSLSISADGHWVVFVRGGDHGSNWDEALPVNPLSSPTPIKVQVWRVPFNGGAPTSISEGDEPAISPKNDQVAFLKGGQIWAAPLDGSSAARQLFTARGENGSIQWSPDGTRLAFVSNRRDHAFIGIFTNAQTPITWLAPSFSRDASPRWSPDGSRIVFVRTPGVGGPPDSLLTPKHQPWGLWTVDVGSGKTVRIWQAPKTLAGSVPSTNGGFNLHWAARDRIVYVSYQDGWPHLYSIPSTGGTPLRLTPGSFMAEHIRLSADRQWLVFSANTGPDKLDLDRRHVVRVPVDKAAVEVLTPGAGLEWTPVVTGDGATLALISATAQRPPLPAVMPFAKGSPRLLAQNLLPTNFPTQQLVTPKQVVFKAADGVSVHAQLFEPAGGSGKKPAIIYIHGGPSRQMLLGWHYSDYYANAYAWNQYLTSLGFAVLSVNYRLGIGYGYDFHQVADGGENGAAEYQDIRAAGEWLARQPGVDASRIGVYGGSYGGYLTALALARDSKLFAAGVDIHGEHNLAVYRPGIRSNRIEQVPDADRAAQITWESSPVSAVPTWTSPVLVIHGDDDRNVGFSQSADLVRRLEAKGVPMETLVIPDDTHHWMRHANALKVGQATVDFFKRYLLKREK, from the coding sequence ATGAAACGCCTGATTCTCTTTTGCCTCCTGCTTATCCCTTACGCAGTTACCTCTGCTCAATCGTTTACGCTAGAATCCGTTCGCAGCTACCCGTTTCCGTCCGACCTGACGGCTTCGGCCCAGGGTTCACGCCTGGCCTGGGTCTTTAATGAGCAGGGCAAACGGAATGTGTACGTGGCCGAGGGGCCGGATTTTGTGCCCCGTAAACTCACTAATTACACGGAAGACGACGGACAGGAGATTACCAGCCTGTCGATTTCGGCGGACGGCCACTGGGTGGTCTTCGTTCGCGGGGGCGATCACGGTTCCAATTGGGATGAAGCCCTGCCGGTAAACCCCCTATCTTCCCCTACCCCCATTAAAGTGCAGGTCTGGCGCGTACCATTCAACGGCGGAGCGCCAACTTCCATTTCCGAAGGCGACGAACCCGCCATCTCACCCAAAAACGATCAGGTCGCCTTTCTCAAAGGCGGGCAAATCTGGGCCGCCCCGCTGGATGGTTCCTCGGCGGCCCGCCAGCTTTTTACGGCCCGGGGTGAAAATGGCTCGATTCAGTGGTCGCCCGACGGTACCCGGCTGGCGTTCGTTTCCAACCGGCGCGACCACGCGTTCATTGGAATCTTTACCAATGCCCAAACCCCCATTACCTGGCTGGCCCCCTCCTTTTCCCGCGACGCGTCGCCCCGCTGGTCGCCCGACGGTTCCAGAATCGTCTTTGTCCGGACACCCGGAGTTGGTGGCCCGCCGGATTCGCTGCTGACCCCAAAGCACCAGCCCTGGGGCCTCTGGACGGTTGACGTTGGCAGCGGAAAAACCGTCCGCATCTGGCAGGCCCCCAAAACACTGGCGGGTTCGGTGCCGTCCACCAACGGCGGGTTCAATTTGCACTGGGCGGCCAGGGACCGGATCGTTTATGTATCGTACCAGGATGGCTGGCCGCACCTGTATTCGATTCCGTCGACCGGGGGCACCCCGCTGCGGCTGACGCCCGGTTCGTTCATGGCCGAACACATCCGGCTCAGCGCGGATCGGCAGTGGCTCGTTTTCAGCGCCAATACCGGTCCCGACAAACTCGACCTCGACCGGCGACACGTGGTCCGGGTGCCCGTCGACAAAGCCGCCGTGGAAGTGCTGACTCCGGGTGCTGGTCTGGAATGGACGCCGGTTGTTACGGGCGACGGAGCGACCCTCGCCCTGATCAGCGCCACCGCCCAGCGCCCTCCGCTCCCCGCCGTGATGCCCTTTGCGAAAGGGTCGCCCCGGCTGCTGGCCCAGAACCTGCTACCGACCAATTTCCCAACCCAGCAATTGGTGACGCCCAAACAGGTGGTTTTCAAAGCCGCCGACGGGGTTAGTGTTCATGCACAGCTTTTCGAACCGGCGGGTGGTTCCGGGAAGAAACCGGCCATTATTTACATCCATGGCGGTCCCTCGCGCCAGATGCTGCTCGGCTGGCATTACTCGGATTACTACGCCAACGCCTACGCCTGGAATCAGTACTTGACGAGTCTCGGTTTTGCGGTCTTGTCGGTAAACTACCGGCTGGGAATCGGATACGGTTACGACTTTCATCAGGTGGCCGACGGTGGAGAAAACGGGGCGGCTGAATACCAGGACATCCGGGCGGCTGGCGAATGGCTCGCCAGACAGCCTGGGGTAGACGCCAGCCGCATCGGGGTGTACGGCGGTTCGTACGGTGGCTACCTGACGGCCCTGGCACTGGCCCGCGACTCGAAGCTGTTTGCCGCCGGGGTGGATATTCACGGGGAGCACAACCTGGCCGTTTACCGGCCGGGCATCCGTTCCAACCGGATTGAGCAGGTTCCGGATGCAGACCGGGCGGCCCAGATTACGTGGGAATCATCGCCCGTTTCGGCCGTCCCGACCTGGACCTCGCCGGTGCTGGTGATTCACGGCGACGACGATCGTAACGTCGGCTTCAGCCAGAGCGCGGATCTGGTCCGGCGGTTGGAAGCGAAGGGCGTGCCGATGGAAACGCTGGTGATTCCGGACGATACACACCACTGGATGCGCCACGCCAATGCGCTGAAAGTCGGTCAGGCCACCGTCGATTTCTTCAAACGCTACCTGTTGAAACGCGAAAAATAA